In the Gossypium arboreum isolate Shixiya-1 chromosome 10, ASM2569848v2, whole genome shotgun sequence genome, one interval contains:
- the LOC108489035 gene encoding probable LRR receptor-like serine/threonine-protein kinase At1g56140 isoform X1, whose product MKPRVTSSWKSLLYYFFFLLVVVLFSCSQSITAQTNATTDPSEVKALNSIFQQWNAQAVASWNTTGDPCSGTALTQSLSEFEDPSNNPAITCDCSFNDNTVCHITRLRVFGLDKRGALPKELLDLPYLDFLKLDRNFFSGPLPAFIGNMSRLGLLSLAHNNFSGTIPKEFGNLKKLYLLSLGNNDIFGKLPPELGNLAELGELYINSCALSGEIPSTFAKLKELRTVWASDNAFTGKIPDFFGNLTKLTALRFQGNSFEGPIPSSLGNLTSLTSLRIGDIYNGSSSSLDFIRNLKNLTDLVLRNVLLTGNLPSYITEIQYLQKLDLSFNNLTGRIPSVLFTMKSLEYLFLGNNGLSGSIPSQKSETLTTIDLSYNFLSGNLPSWVNSRLQLNLVANNFTFNSSINRLLPGLECLQRSFPCFRNVPRYANFSIKCGGPAMIADGISFDVDNSTLGPATFNISSIRKWAVSNAGLFAERPIQQYVQNFAGTVSGTNTPKLYETSRLSPGSLRYYGLGLENGSYTVRLFFAETGFPELASQSWKSLGRRVFDVYIQGTRQLRDFDISKEAGGVNKAIIRNFTTNVTGNHLEIHLFWAGKGTTGIPTTGTYGPAISAISVAPNFKPSVSGLPPDNPKKKKHTALIAGVTIPVVALALILIFSILYMKREKEEDDDDDDEVLLGINPRPNTFSYSELKAATEDFNPSNKLGEGGFGPVYKGTLSDGKVVAVKQLSVASNQGKDQFVTEIATISAVQHRYLVKLYGCCIGGNRRLLVYEYLVNKSLDHALWGQKDLHLDWPTRFNICFLTAKGLAYLHEESRPKIVHRDVKASNILLDAELCPKISDFGLAKLYDDKKTHITSRAAGTVGYLAPEYAMRGHLTEKVDVFSFGVVALEIITGRPNSDNRLEDGRVYLLNWAWTLHENNQLVSLLDPTLAEFDENEALRVIGVAFLCTQASPSLRPSMSRVIAMLVGDTEVGNVTTKPSYLTDCDFKDVTGDYEDKTDTFMDEESQKSNASDHSSNGIKSKNNTLSGLNDQPMLSPVNVSGFRESIGEGR is encoded by the exons ATGAAGCCACGAGTAACATCTTCTTGGAAAAGCTTGCTCTATTACTTCTTCTTCTTGCTGGTGGTGGTTTTGTTTTCATGCAGTCAATCCATTACTGCCCAGACTAACGCCACCACCGATCCTTCCGAAg TAAAGGCATTGAACTCAATCTTCCAACAATGGAATGCACAAGCAGTAGCATCATGGAACACCACTGGAGACCCATGCAGTGGAACTGCTCTTACCCAAAGTCTATCGGAATTTGAGGATCCTTCTAATAACCCAGCTATCACATGTGATTGTTCTTTCAACGATAACACAGTTTGCCACATTACTCGGCT AAGGGTATTTGGACTAGATAAGCGAGGAGCATTACCAAAGGAACTTTTGGATTTGCCTTATCTGGATTTCTT GAAGCTGGATAGGAACTTCTTCTCTGGTCCTTTGCCAGCATTCATTGGAAATATGTCTAGATTGGGTTTACT ATCACTTGCTCATAATAATTTCTCTGGAACTATTCCAAAGGAGTTTGGAAATCTCAAGAAGCTATACCTGCT GTCGTTGGGTAATAATGATATCTTTGGAAAATTGCCTCCAGAACTTGGTAATTTAGCTGAGCTTGGAGAGTT ATACATTAACAGTTGTGCATTAAGTGGTGAGATCCCCTCAACATTTGCTAAACTTAAAGAACTGCGAACTGT GTGGGCATCTGATAATGCTTTCACAGGCAAAATACCAGACTTTTTTGGTAACTTGACAAAGCTTACAGCATT GAGATTTCAAGGGAACTCTTTTGAAGGTCCAATACCATCCAGTTTAGGAAATCTAACCTCATTGACTTCTTT GCGAATTGGCGATATATATAACGGGAGTTCTTCTTCTCTTGATTTCATAAGAAATTTAAAGAACTTGACCGACTT ggTTCTAAGAAATGTGTTGCTCACTGGTAATTTGCCATCTTATATCACGGAAATACAATATTTGCAAAAGCT GGATTTGAGTTTCAACAACTTAACAGGCCGAATTCCAAGTGTTTTGTTCACTATGAAATCTCTTGAATACTT GTTTCTTGGAAATAATGGTCTGTCAGGTTCTATTCCCAGCCAAAAGAGTGAAACTCTTACGACCAT agatttatcatacaattttctATCAGGAAACTTGCCTTCTTGGGTAAACTCACGCTTACAGCT GAACCTTGTGGCCAACAACTTTACATTTAACAGTTCAATCAATAG GCTTTTACCAGGATTAGAATGCCTCCAAAGAAGCTTCCCATGCTTTAGAAATGTTCCACGAT ATGCAAATTTTTCTATCAAGTGTGGTGGACCAGCGATGATAGCTGATGGGATATCATTCGATGTTGATAATAGTACACTTGGCCCAGCAACATTTAATATATCCAGTATACGAAAATGGGCGGTTAGCAATGCAGGCTTGTTTGCAGAAAGGCCAATTCAACAGTATGTGCAAAACTTCGCAGGAACAGTGAGTGGTACCAACACTCCGAAGCTCTATGAGACTTCAAGGCTATCCCCCGGATCACTCAGATACTATGGCCTAGGCCTTGAGAACGGGTCTTATACTGTAAGATTGTTCTTTGCAGAGACTGGTTTCCCGGAGCTTGCCTCACAGTCTTGGAAGAGTCTAGGAAGGCGTGTTTTTGACGTttatattcag GGAACCCGACAACTAAGGGATTTTGATATATCAAAGGAGGCTGGGGGTGTTAATAAAGCAATAATTAGGAATTTCACCACTAATGTAACTGGGAACCATCTTGAAATTCACCTGTTTTGGGCTGGTAAAGGGACTACTGGCATACCAACAACCGGTACTTACGGTCCAGCCATTTCAGCTATTAGTGTTGCTCCAA ATTTCAAACCAAGTGTCAGTGGGTTACCACCGGACAATCCTAAAAAAAAGAAGCACACAGCATTGATTGCTGGTGTTACAATTCCTGTAGTAGCATTGGCTTTGATACTTATATTCTCAATTCTTTATatgaagagagaaaaagaagaagatgatgatgatgatgatgagg TGCTTCTTGGAATCAACCCTAGACCAAACACATTTAGTTATTCCGAGTTAAAAGCTGCCACCGAAGACTTTAATCCTTCAAACAAGTTAGGAGAAGGGGGGTTCGGACCTGTGTACAAG GGTACACTTTCAGATGGGAAAGTTGTAGCTGTAAAACAACTTTCAGTAGCATCAAACCAGGGGAAAGATCAGTTTGTTACTGAGATAGCTACCATATCAGCAGTACAACATCGTTATCTTGTCAAACTATACGGGTGCTGCATCGGAGGAAATAGGCGCCTCCTTGTTTACGAGTATCTTGTGAACAAAAGCCTTGATCATGCACTTTGGG GACAAAAGGACTTGCATCTTGATTGGCCAACTCGCTTCAATATTTGCTTTTTAACTGCAAAAGGGCTAGCTTATCTTCACGAGGAGTCTAGGCCAAAGATTGTTCATAGGGATGTCAAGGCAAGCAATATTTTGCTTGATGCAGAGCTGTGCCCCAAAATATCTGATTTTGGATTGGCAAAGCTTTATGATGACAAGAAAACACATATCACCAGTCGCGCTGCTGGAACAGT TGGCTATCTGGCACCAGAGTATGCAATGCGCGGTCATCTTACAGAGAAAGTAGATGTTTTTAGCTTTGGTGTTGTTGCTTTGGAGATTATAACTGGTAGACCAAACTCTGACAATAGATTAGAAGATGGTAGAGTTTATCTTCTTAATTGG GCATGGACCCTGCACGAAAATAACCAACTCGTGAGCCTCCTTGATCCTACGTTAGCGGAGTTCGACGAAAACGAAGCTCTTCGAGTGATAGGGGTAGCATTTTTATGCACTCAGGCATCACCGTCATTGCGACCGTCCATGTCTCGTGTTATTGCTATGCTTGTAGGAGATACTGAAGTGGGCAACGTTACAACAAAACCAAGTTATTTAACTGACTGCGATTTTAAGGATGTAACAGGGGATTATGAGGATAAAACAGACACCTTCATGGATGAAGAATCTCAAAAGTCCAATGCATCCGATCATAGTAGCAATGGAATCAAGAGTAAGAACAATACTCTTTCAGGGCTAAATGATCAACCAATGCTCTCCCCAGTAAATGTTTCTGGATTCAGGGAGAGCATTGGAGAAGGAAGGTGA
- the LOC108489035 gene encoding probable LRR receptor-like serine/threonine-protein kinase At1g56140 isoform X3 has translation MKPRVTSSWKSLLYYFFFLLVVVLFSCSQSITAQTNATTDPSEVKALNSIFQQWNAQAVASWNTTGDPCSGTALTQSLSEFEDPSNNPAITCDCSFNDNTVCHITRLRVFGLDKRGALPKELLDLPYLDFLKLDRNFFSGPLPAFIGNMSRLGLLSLAHNNFSGTIPKEFGNLKKLYLLSLGNNDIFGKLPPELGNLAELGELYINSCALSGEIPSTFAKLKELRTVWASDNAFTGKIPDFFGNLTKLTALRFQGNSFEGPIPSSLGNLTSLTSLRIGDIYNGSSSSLDFIRNLKNLTDLVLRNVLLTGNLPSYITEIQYLQKLDLSFNNLTGRIPSVLFTMKSLEYLFLGNNGLSGSIPSQKSETLTTIDLSYNFLSGNLPSWVNSRLQLNLVANNFTFNSSINRLLPGLECLQRSFPCFRNVPRYANFSIKCGGPAMIADGISFDVDNSTLGPATFNISSIRKWAVSNAGLFAERPIQQYVQNFAGTVSGTNTPKLYETSRLSPGSLRYYGLGLENGSYTVRLFFAETGFPELASQSWKSLGRRVFDVYIQGTRQLRDFDISKEAGGVNKAIIRNFTTNVTGNHLEIHLFWAGKGTTGIPTTGTYGPAISAISVAPNFKPSVSGLPPDNPKKKKHTALIAGVTIPVVALALILIFSILYMKREKEEDDDDDDEVLLGINPRPNTFSYSELKAATEDFNPSNKLGEGGFGPVYKGTLSDGKVVAVKQLSVASNQGKDQFVTEIATISAVQHRYLVKLYGCCIGGNRRLLVYEYLVNKSLDHALWGQKDLHLDWPTRFNICFLTAKGLAYLHEESRPKIVHRDVKASNILLDAELCPKISDFGLAKLYDDKKTHITSRAAGTVHGPCTKITNS, from the exons ATGAAGCCACGAGTAACATCTTCTTGGAAAAGCTTGCTCTATTACTTCTTCTTCTTGCTGGTGGTGGTTTTGTTTTCATGCAGTCAATCCATTACTGCCCAGACTAACGCCACCACCGATCCTTCCGAAg TAAAGGCATTGAACTCAATCTTCCAACAATGGAATGCACAAGCAGTAGCATCATGGAACACCACTGGAGACCCATGCAGTGGAACTGCTCTTACCCAAAGTCTATCGGAATTTGAGGATCCTTCTAATAACCCAGCTATCACATGTGATTGTTCTTTCAACGATAACACAGTTTGCCACATTACTCGGCT AAGGGTATTTGGACTAGATAAGCGAGGAGCATTACCAAAGGAACTTTTGGATTTGCCTTATCTGGATTTCTT GAAGCTGGATAGGAACTTCTTCTCTGGTCCTTTGCCAGCATTCATTGGAAATATGTCTAGATTGGGTTTACT ATCACTTGCTCATAATAATTTCTCTGGAACTATTCCAAAGGAGTTTGGAAATCTCAAGAAGCTATACCTGCT GTCGTTGGGTAATAATGATATCTTTGGAAAATTGCCTCCAGAACTTGGTAATTTAGCTGAGCTTGGAGAGTT ATACATTAACAGTTGTGCATTAAGTGGTGAGATCCCCTCAACATTTGCTAAACTTAAAGAACTGCGAACTGT GTGGGCATCTGATAATGCTTTCACAGGCAAAATACCAGACTTTTTTGGTAACTTGACAAAGCTTACAGCATT GAGATTTCAAGGGAACTCTTTTGAAGGTCCAATACCATCCAGTTTAGGAAATCTAACCTCATTGACTTCTTT GCGAATTGGCGATATATATAACGGGAGTTCTTCTTCTCTTGATTTCATAAGAAATTTAAAGAACTTGACCGACTT ggTTCTAAGAAATGTGTTGCTCACTGGTAATTTGCCATCTTATATCACGGAAATACAATATTTGCAAAAGCT GGATTTGAGTTTCAACAACTTAACAGGCCGAATTCCAAGTGTTTTGTTCACTATGAAATCTCTTGAATACTT GTTTCTTGGAAATAATGGTCTGTCAGGTTCTATTCCCAGCCAAAAGAGTGAAACTCTTACGACCAT agatttatcatacaattttctATCAGGAAACTTGCCTTCTTGGGTAAACTCACGCTTACAGCT GAACCTTGTGGCCAACAACTTTACATTTAACAGTTCAATCAATAG GCTTTTACCAGGATTAGAATGCCTCCAAAGAAGCTTCCCATGCTTTAGAAATGTTCCACGAT ATGCAAATTTTTCTATCAAGTGTGGTGGACCAGCGATGATAGCTGATGGGATATCATTCGATGTTGATAATAGTACACTTGGCCCAGCAACATTTAATATATCCAGTATACGAAAATGGGCGGTTAGCAATGCAGGCTTGTTTGCAGAAAGGCCAATTCAACAGTATGTGCAAAACTTCGCAGGAACAGTGAGTGGTACCAACACTCCGAAGCTCTATGAGACTTCAAGGCTATCCCCCGGATCACTCAGATACTATGGCCTAGGCCTTGAGAACGGGTCTTATACTGTAAGATTGTTCTTTGCAGAGACTGGTTTCCCGGAGCTTGCCTCACAGTCTTGGAAGAGTCTAGGAAGGCGTGTTTTTGACGTttatattcag GGAACCCGACAACTAAGGGATTTTGATATATCAAAGGAGGCTGGGGGTGTTAATAAAGCAATAATTAGGAATTTCACCACTAATGTAACTGGGAACCATCTTGAAATTCACCTGTTTTGGGCTGGTAAAGGGACTACTGGCATACCAACAACCGGTACTTACGGTCCAGCCATTTCAGCTATTAGTGTTGCTCCAA ATTTCAAACCAAGTGTCAGTGGGTTACCACCGGACAATCCTAAAAAAAAGAAGCACACAGCATTGATTGCTGGTGTTACAATTCCTGTAGTAGCATTGGCTTTGATACTTATATTCTCAATTCTTTATatgaagagagaaaaagaagaagatgatgatgatgatgatgagg TGCTTCTTGGAATCAACCCTAGACCAAACACATTTAGTTATTCCGAGTTAAAAGCTGCCACCGAAGACTTTAATCCTTCAAACAAGTTAGGAGAAGGGGGGTTCGGACCTGTGTACAAG GGTACACTTTCAGATGGGAAAGTTGTAGCTGTAAAACAACTTTCAGTAGCATCAAACCAGGGGAAAGATCAGTTTGTTACTGAGATAGCTACCATATCAGCAGTACAACATCGTTATCTTGTCAAACTATACGGGTGCTGCATCGGAGGAAATAGGCGCCTCCTTGTTTACGAGTATCTTGTGAACAAAAGCCTTGATCATGCACTTTGGG GACAAAAGGACTTGCATCTTGATTGGCCAACTCGCTTCAATATTTGCTTTTTAACTGCAAAAGGGCTAGCTTATCTTCACGAGGAGTCTAGGCCAAAGATTGTTCATAGGGATGTCAAGGCAAGCAATATTTTGCTTGATGCAGAGCTGTGCCCCAAAATATCTGATTTTGGATTGGCAAAGCTTTATGATGACAAGAAAACACATATCACCAGTCGCGCTGCTGGAACAGT GCATGGACCCTGCACGAAAATAACCAACTCGTGA
- the LOC108488821 gene encoding auxin-responsive protein SAUR71-like, which produces MKKLMSRLSRVRVNHSTQYSMLRSEASDPPADPTKRRSDVPEGHFPVYVGMDQSSTRRFIVSAELLRRPIFVELLNRSAQEYGYEQRGVLRIPINIVVFERVLESLRQGRDPSSLDELI; this is translated from the coding sequence ATGAAGAAACTGATGAGCAGACTGTCACGAGTTAGGGTAAACCACTCGACTCAGTACTCAATGCTCCGATCCGAGGCATCCGATCCTCCTGCGGACCCCACCAAGCGAAGATCCGACGTACCGGAAGGGCATTTCCCTGTTTACGTCGGGATGGATCAGTCGTCGACACGTAGGTTCATCGTCAGTGCTGAGTTGCTGCGGCGTCCGATCTTTGTTGAGTTGTTGAACAGATCGGCTCAAGAGTACGGGTACGAGCAAAGGGGAGTGTTGAGGATCCCCATTAACATCGTCGTATTTGAACGAGTTCTTGAATCTCTCAGGCAAGGTCGAGATCCCTCAAGCCTAGATGAATTGATCTAG
- the LOC108489035 gene encoding probable LRR receptor-like serine/threonine-protein kinase At1g56140 isoform X2, whose product MKPRVTSSWKSLLYYFFFLLVVVLFSCSQSITAQTNATTDPSEVKALNSIFQQWNAQAVASWNTTGDPCSGTALTQSLSEFEDPSNNPAITCDCSFNDNTVCHITRLRVFGLDKRGALPKELLDLPYLDFLKLDRNFFSGPLPAFIGNMSRLGLLSLAHNNFSGTIPKEFGNLKKLYLLSLGNNDIFGKLPPELGNLAELGELYINSCALSGEIPSTFAKLKELRTVWASDNAFTGKIPDFFGNLTKLTALRFQGNSFEGPIPSSLGNLTSLTSLRIGDIYNGSSSSLDFIRNLKNLTDLVLRNVLLTGNLPSYITEIQYLQKLDLSFNNLTGRIPSVLFTMKSLEYLFLGNNGLSGSIPSQKSETLTTIDLSYNFLSGNLPSWVNSRLQLNLVANNFTFNSSINRLLPGLECLQRSFPCFRNVPRYANFSIKCGGPAMIADGISFDVDNSTLGPATFNISSIRKWAVSNAGLFAERPIQQYVQNFAGTVSGTNTPKLYETSRLSPGSLRYYGLGLENGSYTVRLFFAETGFPELASQSWKSLGRRVFDVYIQGTRQLRDFDISKEAGGVNKAIIRNFTTNVTGNHLEIHLFWAGKGTTGIPTTGTYGPAISAISVAPNFKPSVSGLPPDNPKKKKHTALIAGVTIPVVALALILIFSILYMKREKEEDDDDDDEVLLGINPRPNTFSYSELKAATEDFNPSNKLGEGGFGPVYKGTLSDGKVVAVKQLSVASNQGKDQFVTEIATISAVQHRYLVKLYGCCIGGNRRLLVYEYLVNKSLDHALWGQKDLHLDWPTRFNICFLTAKGLAYLHEESRPKIVHRDVKASNILLDAELCPKISDFGLAKLYDDKKTHITSRAAGTVGYLAPEYAMRGHLTEKVDVFSFGVVALEIITGRPNSDNRLEDGMDPARK is encoded by the exons ATGAAGCCACGAGTAACATCTTCTTGGAAAAGCTTGCTCTATTACTTCTTCTTCTTGCTGGTGGTGGTTTTGTTTTCATGCAGTCAATCCATTACTGCCCAGACTAACGCCACCACCGATCCTTCCGAAg TAAAGGCATTGAACTCAATCTTCCAACAATGGAATGCACAAGCAGTAGCATCATGGAACACCACTGGAGACCCATGCAGTGGAACTGCTCTTACCCAAAGTCTATCGGAATTTGAGGATCCTTCTAATAACCCAGCTATCACATGTGATTGTTCTTTCAACGATAACACAGTTTGCCACATTACTCGGCT AAGGGTATTTGGACTAGATAAGCGAGGAGCATTACCAAAGGAACTTTTGGATTTGCCTTATCTGGATTTCTT GAAGCTGGATAGGAACTTCTTCTCTGGTCCTTTGCCAGCATTCATTGGAAATATGTCTAGATTGGGTTTACT ATCACTTGCTCATAATAATTTCTCTGGAACTATTCCAAAGGAGTTTGGAAATCTCAAGAAGCTATACCTGCT GTCGTTGGGTAATAATGATATCTTTGGAAAATTGCCTCCAGAACTTGGTAATTTAGCTGAGCTTGGAGAGTT ATACATTAACAGTTGTGCATTAAGTGGTGAGATCCCCTCAACATTTGCTAAACTTAAAGAACTGCGAACTGT GTGGGCATCTGATAATGCTTTCACAGGCAAAATACCAGACTTTTTTGGTAACTTGACAAAGCTTACAGCATT GAGATTTCAAGGGAACTCTTTTGAAGGTCCAATACCATCCAGTTTAGGAAATCTAACCTCATTGACTTCTTT GCGAATTGGCGATATATATAACGGGAGTTCTTCTTCTCTTGATTTCATAAGAAATTTAAAGAACTTGACCGACTT ggTTCTAAGAAATGTGTTGCTCACTGGTAATTTGCCATCTTATATCACGGAAATACAATATTTGCAAAAGCT GGATTTGAGTTTCAACAACTTAACAGGCCGAATTCCAAGTGTTTTGTTCACTATGAAATCTCTTGAATACTT GTTTCTTGGAAATAATGGTCTGTCAGGTTCTATTCCCAGCCAAAAGAGTGAAACTCTTACGACCAT agatttatcatacaattttctATCAGGAAACTTGCCTTCTTGGGTAAACTCACGCTTACAGCT GAACCTTGTGGCCAACAACTTTACATTTAACAGTTCAATCAATAG GCTTTTACCAGGATTAGAATGCCTCCAAAGAAGCTTCCCATGCTTTAGAAATGTTCCACGAT ATGCAAATTTTTCTATCAAGTGTGGTGGACCAGCGATGATAGCTGATGGGATATCATTCGATGTTGATAATAGTACACTTGGCCCAGCAACATTTAATATATCCAGTATACGAAAATGGGCGGTTAGCAATGCAGGCTTGTTTGCAGAAAGGCCAATTCAACAGTATGTGCAAAACTTCGCAGGAACAGTGAGTGGTACCAACACTCCGAAGCTCTATGAGACTTCAAGGCTATCCCCCGGATCACTCAGATACTATGGCCTAGGCCTTGAGAACGGGTCTTATACTGTAAGATTGTTCTTTGCAGAGACTGGTTTCCCGGAGCTTGCCTCACAGTCTTGGAAGAGTCTAGGAAGGCGTGTTTTTGACGTttatattcag GGAACCCGACAACTAAGGGATTTTGATATATCAAAGGAGGCTGGGGGTGTTAATAAAGCAATAATTAGGAATTTCACCACTAATGTAACTGGGAACCATCTTGAAATTCACCTGTTTTGGGCTGGTAAAGGGACTACTGGCATACCAACAACCGGTACTTACGGTCCAGCCATTTCAGCTATTAGTGTTGCTCCAA ATTTCAAACCAAGTGTCAGTGGGTTACCACCGGACAATCCTAAAAAAAAGAAGCACACAGCATTGATTGCTGGTGTTACAATTCCTGTAGTAGCATTGGCTTTGATACTTATATTCTCAATTCTTTATatgaagagagaaaaagaagaagatgatgatgatgatgatgagg TGCTTCTTGGAATCAACCCTAGACCAAACACATTTAGTTATTCCGAGTTAAAAGCTGCCACCGAAGACTTTAATCCTTCAAACAAGTTAGGAGAAGGGGGGTTCGGACCTGTGTACAAG GGTACACTTTCAGATGGGAAAGTTGTAGCTGTAAAACAACTTTCAGTAGCATCAAACCAGGGGAAAGATCAGTTTGTTACTGAGATAGCTACCATATCAGCAGTACAACATCGTTATCTTGTCAAACTATACGGGTGCTGCATCGGAGGAAATAGGCGCCTCCTTGTTTACGAGTATCTTGTGAACAAAAGCCTTGATCATGCACTTTGGG GACAAAAGGACTTGCATCTTGATTGGCCAACTCGCTTCAATATTTGCTTTTTAACTGCAAAAGGGCTAGCTTATCTTCACGAGGAGTCTAGGCCAAAGATTGTTCATAGGGATGTCAAGGCAAGCAATATTTTGCTTGATGCAGAGCTGTGCCCCAAAATATCTGATTTTGGATTGGCAAAGCTTTATGATGACAAGAAAACACATATCACCAGTCGCGCTGCTGGAACAGT TGGCTATCTGGCACCAGAGTATGCAATGCGCGGTCATCTTACAGAGAAAGTAGATGTTTTTAGCTTTGGTGTTGTTGCTTTGGAGATTATAACTGGTAGACCAAACTCTGACAATAGATTAGAAGATG GCATGGACCCTGCACGAAAATAA